One genomic window of Paraburkholderia acidiphila includes the following:
- a CDS encoding DUF4149 domain-containing protein, producing MLWVGSQLTIGYAVAPVLFASLERVVAGELAAQLFRLEGLIGVVCGVLLLGLSNVLARRGALGYRRLRWILAAMLLCVLIGYFALQPFMNALRVQAMSAGMDVASSPYASRFGLLHGVSSLFYLVQSLLGAWLVWLLPSARGALPRRPGDTAQ from the coding sequence ATGTTGTGGGTCGGCAGCCAGCTGACCATCGGCTATGCGGTCGCGCCAGTATTGTTCGCGTCGCTCGAAAGGGTGGTAGCCGGCGAGCTTGCCGCGCAGCTCTTTCGCCTGGAAGGCCTGATTGGCGTGGTGTGTGGCGTGCTGCTGCTTGGGCTGTCGAACGTGCTCGCGCGCCGCGGCGCGCTGGGCTATCGGCGCTTGCGCTGGATTCTGGCGGCCATGCTGCTGTGCGTGCTGATCGGCTATTTCGCGTTGCAGCCGTTCATGAACGCGTTGCGCGTGCAGGCCATGAGCGCCGGCATGGATGTGGCCAGTTCGCCGTATGCGAGCCGCTTCGGCTTGCTGCACGGTGTGTCGAGCCTGTTCTATCTGGTGCAGAGCCTGCTCGGTGCGTGGCTCGTCTGGCTGCTGCCTTCGGCGCGTGGCGCGCTGCCGCGGCGTCCTGGCGACACCGCGCAGTAA
- the carA gene encoding glutamine-hydrolyzing carbamoyl-phosphate synthase small subunit — MLPSFSPALLALADGTVFRGYSIGAPGHTIGEVVFNTAITGYQEILTDPSYARQIVTLTYPHIGNVGVNAEDVEATKVHAAGLIIRDLPVLASNFRMERTLGQYLKDEGVVAIAGIDTRKLTRILRDKGAQNGAILAGSDDEAKAIELARSFPGLAGMDLAKVVSTDKSYTWNTTEWRLGEGYRTQSAPKYKVVAFDYGVKQNILRMLAERGCDVTVLPAQSTAEDALALNPDGVFLSNGPGDPEPCDYAIKATQAFIERGIPTFGICLGHQIMGLAVGAKTLKMKTGHHGANHPVKDLADGRVVITSQNHGFAVDAATLPANARVTHVSLFDGTLQGFELTDKPAFCFQGHPEASPGPQDIGYLFDRFTALMDKAKA, encoded by the coding sequence GTGTTGCCGTCATTCTCTCCCGCTCTGCTCGCGCTCGCCGACGGCACGGTCTTTCGTGGTTACTCGATCGGCGCGCCGGGTCATACGATCGGTGAAGTCGTGTTCAACACGGCCATCACCGGTTATCAGGAAATCCTGACCGACCCGAGCTACGCTCGCCAGATCGTCACCCTCACGTATCCGCATATCGGCAACGTCGGCGTCAACGCCGAAGACGTCGAAGCCACGAAAGTCCATGCCGCCGGTCTGATCATCCGCGACCTCCCTGTGCTCGCCTCGAACTTCCGCATGGAGCGCACGCTCGGCCAGTATCTGAAGGACGAAGGCGTGGTCGCCATCGCCGGCATCGATACGCGCAAGCTCACGCGTATCCTGCGCGACAAGGGCGCGCAGAACGGCGCGATCCTCGCCGGTTCCGACGACGAAGCGAAGGCCATCGAACTCGCGCGCTCGTTCCCGGGCCTCGCGGGCATGGACCTCGCCAAGGTCGTTTCGACGGACAAGTCGTACACGTGGAACACCACGGAATGGCGTCTGGGCGAAGGCTACCGCACGCAGTCGGCGCCGAAGTACAAGGTCGTCGCGTTCGACTACGGCGTGAAGCAGAATATCCTGCGCATGCTGGCCGAGCGCGGCTGCGACGTCACCGTGCTGCCGGCGCAATCGACGGCTGAAGACGCGCTCGCGCTGAACCCGGACGGCGTGTTCCTCTCGAACGGCCCAGGCGACCCGGAACCGTGCGACTACGCGATCAAGGCAACGCAAGCCTTCATCGAGCGCGGCATCCCGACGTTCGGCATCTGCCTCGGTCACCAAATCATGGGGCTCGCCGTCGGCGCGAAGACCCTGAAGATGAAGACTGGCCACCACGGCGCGAATCATCCGGTCAAGGATCTGGCCGACGGCCGCGTCGTCATCACGTCGCAGAACCACGGCTTCGCGGTGGACGCCGCCACGCTGCCCGCGAACGCGCGCGTCACGCACGTGTCGCTGTTCGACGGCACGCTGCAAGGTTTCGAGCTGACCGACAAGCCCGCGTTCTGCTTCCAGGGTCACCCGGAAGCGTCGCCCGGCCCGCAGGACATCGGCTATCTGTTCGACCGCTTCACGGCGCTGATGGACAAGGCGAAGGCGTAA
- the yhbY gene encoding ribosome assembly RNA-binding protein YhbY: MPALTLSAEQRSELRSQAHALKPVVLIGAEGLTDAVIKEIKVHLDAHQLIKVRVFGDEREERLAIYEEICDRLSAAPVQHIGKLLVIYKPEEAKAKSTTARAGARGTVSRPSADVPSAREAGKRGAAPRVVKVVKASDNPMRKPKSQKVTVKGNERVTQGGNIKRAKKRQTSSKRAHQGSK; encoded by the coding sequence ATGCCCGCCCTCACTCTTTCCGCCGAACAGCGCTCCGAACTGCGCTCCCAGGCTCACGCGCTCAAACCGGTCGTGCTCATCGGCGCCGAGGGACTGACCGACGCCGTCATCAAGGAAATCAAGGTCCACCTTGACGCGCACCAGCTCATTAAAGTGCGCGTGTTCGGCGACGAGCGCGAAGAGCGTCTCGCGATCTACGAAGAGATCTGCGACCGACTGAGCGCCGCCCCCGTCCAGCACATCGGCAAGCTGCTCGTCATCTACAAGCCCGAGGAAGCCAAGGCGAAGTCCACCACCGCGCGCGCCGGCGCCCGCGGCACCGTGTCGCGCCCCTCGGCCGACGTCCCGAGCGCTCGCGAAGCGGGCAAGCGTGGCGCGGCTCCGCGCGTCGTGAAGGTCGTCAAGGCCAGCGACAACCCCATGCGCAAGCCGAAGTCGCAAAAAGTGACGGTCAAGGGTAACGAACGCGTCACGCAAGGCGGCAACATCAAGCGAGCCAAGAAGCGCCAAACCAGCTCCAAGCGGGCCCACCAGGGTTCGAAGTAA
- the folP gene encoding dihydropteroate synthase: MSSQGSLPPEPLACGRFTLTFERPLVMGILNATPDSFSDGGRYIAFGDALRRAEQMMLDGVDIIDIGGESTRPGAPPVPLDEELERVIPLVEKLKDANVPLSIDTYKPEVMRAALAAGADLINDIWGFRMPGAIDAVRGSDCGLCVMHMLGEPQTMQVSEPDYVDVVREVREFLAERCAELEAAGVAKARISVDPGFGFGKAVLEHNYALLSHLPETAPEVAAGVAPYPILAGMSRKSMLGALVNRPAPERVAASVAAAVCAAERGAAIIRVHDVAPTVDALKVWAAMRDALAGGAFRHEMH; this comes from the coding sequence ATCTCCTCGCAAGGTAGTCTCCCACCTGAGCCGCTCGCGTGCGGCCGCTTCACGCTGACTTTCGAGCGCCCGCTCGTCATGGGCATCCTCAACGCCACGCCCGACTCGTTTTCCGATGGCGGCCGCTATATCGCTTTTGGCGACGCCTTGCGCCGCGCGGAGCAGATGATGCTCGACGGCGTCGATATCATCGACATTGGCGGTGAATCGACGCGGCCGGGCGCGCCGCCCGTGCCGCTCGACGAGGAACTCGAGCGCGTGATTCCGCTGGTGGAAAAGCTCAAGGACGCGAACGTGCCGCTCTCGATCGACACGTACAAGCCCGAAGTCATGCGCGCGGCGCTCGCGGCAGGCGCCGACCTGATCAACGACATCTGGGGTTTCCGGATGCCTGGCGCGATCGACGCCGTGCGCGGCAGTGACTGCGGGCTGTGTGTGATGCACATGCTTGGCGAGCCGCAGACCATGCAGGTGAGCGAGCCCGACTACGTGGACGTCGTGCGCGAGGTTCGTGAGTTTCTCGCCGAGCGTTGCGCCGAACTCGAAGCGGCGGGCGTGGCGAAGGCGCGCATCAGCGTGGATCCGGGCTTTGGTTTCGGCAAGGCGGTGTTGGAGCACAATTACGCGTTGCTCTCGCACCTGCCCGAGACGGCGCCGGAGGTTGCGGCTGGCGTCGCGCCGTATCCGATCCTTGCCGGCATGTCGCGCAAATCGATGCTCGGCGCGCTCGTGAACCGGCCCGCGCCCGAACGTGTTGCCGCGAGCGTGGCGGCGGCCGTATGCGCGGCCGAGCGCGGTGCGGCGATCATACGCGTGCACGACGTCGCGCCCACCGTGGATGCGCTCAAGGTCTGGGCGGCGATGCGCGACGCGCTGGCAGGCGGCGCATTCCGACACGAGATGCACTAA
- the carB gene encoding carbamoyl-phosphate synthase large subunit, producing MPKRTDIKSILIIGAGPIIIGQACEFDYSGAQACKALREEGYKVILVNSNPATIMTDPNTADVTYIEPITWEVVERIIEKERPDAILPTMGGQTALNCALDLHHHGVLKKYNVELIGASPEAIDKAEDRQKFKDAMTKIGLGSAKSGVAHSMEEAIKVQGEIAEATGTGGYPVVIRPSFTLGGSGGGIAYNREEFEEICKRGLDLSPTRELLIEESLLGWKEYEMEVVRDKADNCIIVCSIENLDPMGIHTGDSITVAPAQTLTDKEYQILRDASLAVLREIGVDTGGSNVQFSIDPKTGRMIVIEMNPRVSRSSALASKATGFPIAKVAAKLAVGYTLDELKNEITGGATPASFEPTIDYVVTKIPRFAFEKFREADPRLTTQMKSVGEVMAIGRTFQESFQKALRGLEVGVDGLDEKTTSRDEIIREIGEAGPDRIWYVGDAFRVGMTREEIFEETAIDPWFLAQIEEIIKKEAAVRGRTLESLSKDELRYLKQSGFSDRRLAKLLGANAADVRKRRIELNVRPVYKRVDTCAAEFATKTAYMYSTYEDECEANPTNNKKIMVLGGGPNRIGQGIEFDYCCVHAALAMREDGYETIMVNCNPETVSTDYDTSDRLYFESLTLEDVLEIVDLEKPVGVIVQYGGQTPLKLALDLEANGVPIVGTSPDMIDAAEDRERFQKLLQDLGLRQPPNRTARAEDEALKLADEIGYPLVVRPSYVLGGRAMEIVHEPRDLERYMREAVKVSNDSPVLLDRFLNDAIECDVDCISDGADVFIGGVMEHIEQAGVHSGDSACSLPPYSLSQETVTELKRQTAAMAKALNVVGLMNVQFAIQQVPQDDGSKKDIIYVLEVNPRASRTVPYVSKATSLPLAKIAARAMVGQTLAQQGVTKEVVPPYFSVKEAVFPFIKFPTVDPVLGPEMRSTGEVMGVGKTFGEALFKSQLAAGSRLPESGTVFITVMDSDKPKAVEVARMLHELGYSIVATRGTAAAIEAAGVPVKVVNKVKDGRPHIVDMIKNGEISLVFTTVDETRSAIADSRSIRMSAQANKVTYYTTMSGARAAVEGLRYLKNLEVYDLQGLHARLN from the coding sequence ATGCCCAAGCGGACAGACATCAAGAGCATTCTCATCATCGGCGCGGGTCCGATCATCATCGGCCAGGCGTGCGAGTTCGACTATTCGGGCGCGCAGGCATGCAAGGCGCTGCGTGAAGAAGGCTACAAGGTCATCCTCGTCAACAGCAATCCGGCGACGATCATGACCGACCCGAACACGGCCGACGTCACCTACATCGAGCCGATCACGTGGGAAGTGGTGGAGCGCATCATCGAGAAGGAGCGCCCCGACGCGATCCTGCCGACGATGGGCGGCCAGACCGCGCTGAACTGCGCGCTCGACCTGCACCACCACGGCGTGCTGAAGAAGTACAACGTCGAACTGATCGGCGCGTCGCCGGAAGCGATCGACAAGGCCGAAGACCGCCAGAAGTTCAAGGACGCGATGACCAAGATCGGTCTCGGTTCGGCGAAGTCGGGCGTCGCGCACTCGATGGAAGAGGCGATCAAGGTGCAAGGCGAGATCGCCGAAGCCACCGGCACGGGCGGCTACCCGGTCGTGATCCGTCCTTCGTTCACGCTCGGCGGTTCGGGCGGCGGCATCGCGTACAACCGCGAAGAGTTCGAAGAGATCTGCAAGCGCGGTCTCGATCTGTCGCCCACGCGCGAACTGCTGATCGAAGAATCGCTGCTCGGCTGGAAGGAATACGAGATGGAAGTGGTCCGCGACAAGGCGGATAACTGCATCATCGTCTGCTCGATCGAAAACCTCGACCCGATGGGCATTCACACCGGCGACTCGATCACGGTCGCGCCGGCGCAAACGCTCACCGACAAGGAATACCAGATCCTGCGCGACGCTTCGCTCGCGGTGCTGCGCGAAATCGGCGTGGATACGGGCGGCTCGAACGTCCAGTTCTCGATCGACCCGAAGACGGGCCGCATGATCGTGATCGAAATGAACCCGCGCGTGTCGCGTTCGTCGGCGCTCGCGTCGAAGGCTACGGGCTTCCCGATCGCCAAGGTTGCAGCGAAGCTGGCCGTCGGCTACACGCTCGACGAGCTGAAGAACGAAATCACGGGCGGCGCGACGCCGGCATCGTTCGAGCCGACCATCGACTACGTCGTCACGAAGATTCCGCGTTTCGCGTTCGAGAAGTTCCGCGAAGCCGATCCGCGCCTCACCACGCAGATGAAGTCGGTGGGCGAAGTGATGGCGATTGGCCGTACCTTCCAGGAGTCGTTCCAGAAGGCGCTGCGCGGTCTCGAAGTCGGCGTAGACGGTCTGGACGAAAAGACCACGAGCCGCGACGAGATCATCCGCGAGATCGGTGAAGCCGGTCCGGACCGCATCTGGTACGTGGGCGACGCGTTCCGCGTGGGCATGACGCGCGAAGAGATCTTCGAAGAAACCGCGATCGACCCGTGGTTCCTCGCGCAGATCGAAGAAATCATCAAGAAGGAAGCAGCCGTCCGTGGCCGCACGCTCGAGAGCCTTTCGAAGGACGAGCTGCGTTACCTCAAGCAAAGCGGTTTTTCGGATCGACGCCTGGCGAAGCTGCTCGGCGCGAATGCTGCCGACGTGCGCAAGCGTCGTATCGAATTGAACGTGCGCCCGGTCTACAAGCGTGTGGACACCTGCGCGGCCGAGTTCGCCACGAAGACCGCCTATATGTACTCGACCTATGAGGACGAGTGCGAAGCGAACCCGACGAACAACAAGAAGATCATGGTGCTGGGCGGTGGCCCGAACCGGATCGGTCAGGGTATCGAGTTCGACTACTGCTGCGTGCACGCCGCGCTCGCCATGCGCGAAGACGGCTACGAAACGATCATGGTCAACTGCAACCCGGAAACGGTTTCGACCGACTACGACACGTCCGACCGTCTGTACTTCGAGTCGCTCACGCTCGAAGACGTGCTCGAAATCGTGGACCTGGAAAAGCCGGTTGGCGTGATCGTGCAGTACGGCGGCCAGACGCCGCTGAAGCTCGCGCTCGACCTCGAAGCCAACGGCGTGCCCATCGTCGGCACGTCGCCGGACATGATCGACGCGGCCGAAGACCGCGAACGCTTCCAGAAGCTGCTGCAGGACCTTGGCCTGCGCCAGCCGCCGAACCGCACCGCACGCGCCGAAGACGAAGCGCTCAAGCTCGCCGACGAAATCGGCTACCCGCTCGTCGTGCGTCCGTCGTACGTGCTGGGCGGCCGCGCCATGGAAATCGTCCACGAGCCGCGCGACCTCGAACGCTACATGCGCGAGGCCGTGAAGGTGTCGAACGATTCGCCGGTGCTGCTCGACCGCTTCCTGAACGATGCGATCGAATGCGACGTGGACTGCATCTCCGATGGCGCCGACGTGTTCATCGGCGGCGTGATGGAGCACATCGAACAGGCGGGCGTCCACTCGGGCGACTCGGCCTGCTCGCTGCCGCCGTACTCGCTGTCGCAGGAGACGGTCACGGAACTCAAGCGTCAAACGGCCGCGATGGCCAAGGCGCTGAACGTGGTCGGCCTGATGAACGTGCAGTTCGCGATCCAGCAAGTGCCGCAGGACGATGGTTCGAAGAAGGACATCATCTACGTGCTGGAAGTGAATCCGCGTGCTTCGCGTACCGTGCCGTACGTGTCGAAGGCCACCAGCCTGCCGCTCGCGAAAATCGCGGCGCGCGCGATGGTCGGCCAGACGCTGGCGCAGCAGGGCGTGACGAAGGAAGTCGTGCCGCCGTACTTCAGCGTGAAGGAAGCGGTGTTCCCGTTCATCAAGTTCCCGACCGTCGACCCGGTGCTCGGGCCGGAAATGCGCTCCACGGGCGAAGTGATGGGCGTGGGCAAGACGTTCGGCGAAGCGCTCTTCAAGTCGCAACTCGCGGCTGGTTCGCGTCTGCCGGAGTCGGGCACCGTCTTCATCACGGTGATGGATTCGGACAAGCCGAAGGCGGTCGAAGTCGCTCGCATGCTGCACGAACTCGGCTATTCGATCGTGGCGACGCGCGGTACCGCGGCAGCGATCGAAGCGGCCGGCGTGCCGGTGAAGGTCGTGAACAAGGTGAAGGACGGCCGTCCGCACATCGTCGACATGATCAAGAACGGCGAGATTTCGCTCGTCTTCACGACGGTGGATGAAACCCGCTCGGCGATCGCCGATTCGCGTTCGATCCGCATGAGCGCGCAGGCCAACAAGGTCACCTACTACACGACGATGTCGGGCGCCCGCGCGGCCGTCGAGGGTCTGCGCTACCTGAAGAACCTGGAAGTCTATGATTTACAAGGCCTCCATGCTCGCCTAAACTAA
- a CDS encoding RlmE family RNA methyltransferase codes for MAKNRFNQSWLHDHINDPYVKMAQREGYRARAAYKLKEIDEQDKLIRPGMVIVDLGAAPGSWSQYARNKLAQGTKRDDQRQGGIDGTIIALDLLPMEPISDVQFLQGDFREDDVLAQLEELVSGRPVDLVISDMAPNLSGVASADAARIEHVCDLALEFSQNHLKPDGALLVKCFHGSGYSQIVEKFKQQFKVVAARKPKASRDKSSETFILGKHLKHPG; via the coding sequence ATGGCAAAAAATCGCTTCAACCAGTCGTGGCTGCACGACCATATCAACGACCCGTACGTGAAAATGGCGCAGCGGGAGGGCTATCGCGCTCGCGCCGCGTACAAGCTCAAGGAAATCGACGAGCAGGACAAGCTGATCCGCCCCGGCATGGTGATCGTGGACCTCGGCGCCGCGCCGGGCAGCTGGAGCCAGTACGCGCGCAACAAGCTCGCGCAAGGCACGAAGCGCGACGACCAGCGACAGGGCGGTATCGACGGCACGATCATTGCGCTCGACCTCCTGCCGATGGAACCCATCTCCGACGTGCAGTTCCTCCAGGGTGACTTCCGCGAAGACGACGTGCTCGCGCAACTGGAAGAATTGGTGAGTGGGCGCCCGGTCGATCTTGTAATTTCGGACATGGCGCCCAATCTCTCGGGGGTCGCGTCTGCCGACGCGGCGCGTATCGAGCACGTGTGCGATCTCGCGCTCGAGTTTTCGCAGAATCATCTGAAACCCGATGGTGCCCTTTTAGTCAAATGTTTTCACGGCAGCGGTTATAGCCAGATCGTCGAGAAGTTCAAGCAGCAGTTTAAGGTCGTGGCGGCGCGCAAACCGAAGGCTTCGCGCGATAAATCGTCCGAAACGTTTATATTGGGTAAACATCTGAAGCACCCCGGTTAA
- the ftsH gene encoding ATP-dependent zinc metalloprotease FtsH has product MNNNMFSKAAVWLVIALVLFTVFKQFDKPRVQEGVSYSQFMDDAKAGKVKSVVVQGRNLTVTPADGQKYQIVSPGDIWMVGDLMKYGVQVSGKADEEPNALVSALYYLGPTILIIVFWFYMMRQMQGGGKGGAFSFGKSRARLIDENNNAVNFSDVAGCDEAKEEVSELVDFLRDPQKFQKLGGRIPRGVLLVGPPGTGKTLLARAIAGEAKVPFFSISGSDFVEMFVGVGAARVRDMFEQAKKHAPCIVFIDEIDAVGRHRGAGMGGGNDEREQTLNQMLVEMDGFEANSGVIVIAATNRSDVLDKALLRPGRFDRQVYVGLPDIRGREQIMKVHLRKVPIANDVDAAVIARGTPGFSGADLANLVNEAALFAARRGKRIVEMQDFEDAKDKIFMGPERKSAVIREEAKRATAYHESGHAVIAKLLPKADPVHKVTIIPRGRALGVTWQLPEHDNETYSKDYLLDRLAILFGGRVAEELFMNLISTGASDDFNKATQTARAMVTRFGMTDAMGPMVYADDDNDGGPFGKGFTRAISEATQQKVDAEIRRVLDEQYSLAKRLLDENRDKVEAMTAALMEWETIDADQINDIMAGRPPRSPKSSPSPGDASSGGSTGTEVKPGSATAPA; this is encoded by the coding sequence TTGAACAACAACATGTTTTCGAAGGCAGCAGTGTGGCTGGTAATAGCACTGGTGCTGTTTACGGTGTTCAAGCAGTTCGACAAGCCCCGTGTCCAGGAAGGCGTTTCGTACTCGCAGTTCATGGACGACGCGAAGGCCGGCAAGGTCAAGAGTGTCGTGGTGCAGGGGCGGAACCTCACGGTCACTCCGGCTGACGGCCAGAAATACCAGATCGTCTCTCCGGGCGACATCTGGATGGTCGGCGACCTGATGAAATACGGCGTGCAGGTGAGCGGCAAGGCCGACGAAGAGCCGAATGCGCTCGTTTCGGCGTTGTATTACCTTGGACCGACGATACTGATCATTGTGTTCTGGTTCTACATGATGAGGCAGATGCAGGGGGGCGGCAAAGGCGGGGCGTTCTCCTTTGGTAAATCGCGCGCCCGCCTGATCGACGAGAACAACAACGCGGTCAACTTCTCCGACGTCGCGGGTTGCGACGAAGCTAAGGAAGAAGTGTCGGAACTCGTCGACTTCCTGCGCGATCCGCAAAAATTCCAGAAGCTGGGTGGGCGTATCCCGCGCGGCGTGCTGCTCGTCGGCCCTCCGGGTACGGGTAAGACGCTGCTTGCGCGCGCCATTGCCGGCGAAGCGAAGGTGCCGTTCTTCAGCATCTCGGGTTCGGACTTCGTGGAAATGTTCGTCGGCGTGGGCGCGGCCCGCGTGCGCGACATGTTCGAGCAGGCCAAGAAGCACGCGCCGTGTATCGTGTTCATCGACGAAATCGACGCGGTCGGCCGCCATCGTGGCGCCGGCATGGGCGGCGGCAACGACGAGCGCGAGCAAACGCTGAACCAGATGCTGGTCGAGATGGACGGCTTCGAGGCGAACTCGGGCGTCATCGTGATCGCGGCAACCAACCGCTCGGACGTGCTCGACAAGGCGCTGCTGCGTCCGGGCCGTTTCGACCGCCAGGTGTATGTTGGCCTGCCGGACATTCGTGGCCGCGAGCAGATCATGAAGGTGCATCTGCGCAAGGTGCCGATCGCCAACGACGTGGATGCAGCGGTGATCGCGCGTGGCACGCCGGGCTTTTCGGGTGCCGACCTCGCGAACCTCGTGAACGAAGCTGCACTCTTCGCGGCGCGCCGCGGCAAGCGCATCGTCGAAATGCAGGACTTCGAAGACGCGAAGGACAAGATCTTCATGGGTCCGGAGCGCAAGTCGGCCGTGATCCGCGAAGAAGCGAAGCGCGCTACGGCGTACCACGAGTCGGGCCACGCGGTCATCGCGAAGCTGCTGCCGAAGGCGGACCCGGTGCACAAGGTCACGATCATTCCGCGCGGCCGTGCGCTGGGCGTGACGTGGCAGTTGCCCGAGCACGACAACGAAACGTATTCGAAGGACTATCTGCTGGATCGTCTGGCCATCCTGTTCGGCGGCCGCGTGGCGGAAGAGCTGTTCATGAACTTGATCAGCACGGGCGCCTCGGACGACTTCAACAAGGCGACGCAAACGGCACGCGCCATGGTCACGCGCTTCGGCATGACCGACGCGATGGGACCGATGGTCTATGCCGACGACGACAACGACGGCGGCCCGTTTGGCAAGGGCTTCACGCGCGCGATCTCGGAAGCGACGCAGCAGAAGGTCGACGCGGAAATCCGCCGCGTGCTCGACGAGCAGTACAGCCTCGCGAAGCGCCTGCTCGACGAGAACCGCGACAAGGTCGAAGCCATGACCGCGGCACTCATGGAGTGGGAAACGATCGACGCCGACCAGATCAACGACATCATGGCCGGCCGTCCGCCGCGTTCGCCGAAGAGCTCGCCGTCGCCGGGCGACGCATCCTCGGGCGGCAGCACGGGCACCGAGGTCAAACCCGGTAGCGCCACTGCACCGGCGTGA
- the greA gene encoding transcription elongation factor GreA → MSTIPLTKRGADQLRGELQRLKSVERPAVINAISEARAQGDLSENAEYDAAKEKQGFIEGRIAEIESKLSAAQIIDPSTLEADGRIVFGSTVDLEDLDSGKTVTYQIVGDDEADLEHGLISVSSPIARALIGKSEGDVAEVQAPSGVREYEVIEVRYV, encoded by the coding sequence ATGAGCACGATTCCCTTGACCAAGCGCGGCGCAGACCAACTTCGCGGAGAGTTGCAGCGCCTGAAATCCGTCGAGCGTCCGGCGGTCATCAACGCGATCTCCGAAGCGCGCGCCCAGGGCGACCTGTCGGAAAACGCCGAATACGACGCGGCGAAGGAAAAGCAGGGCTTCATCGAAGGCCGCATCGCCGAAATCGAATCGAAGCTGTCGGCCGCGCAGATCATCGACCCGTCCACCCTCGAAGCGGACGGCCGCATCGTGTTCGGCTCGACCGTGGATCTCGAAGACCTCGATTCGGGCAAGACGGTGACCTACCAGATCGTCGGCGACGACGAAGCTGACCTCGAGCACGGCCTGATCTCGGTCAGCTCGCCCATCGCGCGCGCGCTGATCGGCAAGTCCGAAGGCGACGTCGCCGAAGTGCAGGCCCCGAGCGGCGTGCGCGAGTACGAGGTCATCGAGGTTCGCTACGTCTAA